In a genomic window of Zingiber officinale cultivar Zhangliang chromosome 9B, Zo_v1.1, whole genome shotgun sequence:
- the LOC122022349 gene encoding uncharacterized protein LOC122022349 isoform X1 yields MVQHLILRTPQADPIPHYFLASLRQCLGSILLVVFKDCIIFMEASTCQMFLVRLHPERSQWVLYHQVVFSNQEEAFLVDGSHQTIFWLHYLRCLMALVSQIEGGINVVGNHAFSSSNINGVTGSITGISSSSASGNRSSVPGLGVSLVLGNVGSRLTSSIGNIVGSGNMGRSISFGGLSMPGLASRVNLATMNRARRITLTPVRNIFVYYLLPFDVVRRIVMCNLWIPT; encoded by the exons ATGGTTCAACATCTAATCTTGCGGACTCCTCAGGCCGACCCTATACCACATTATTTTCTGGCCAGTCTGCGGCAGTGCCTAGGTTCCATCCTTCTG GTGGTCTTCAAGGATTGCATAATATTCATGGAAGCTTCAACCTGCCAAATGTTCCTGGTTCGCTTGCATCCAGAGAGGTCGCAATGGGTGTTGTACCATCAGGTGGTGTTCAGCAACCAGGAGGAAGCATTCCTAGTGGACGGTTCTCATCAAACAATCTTTTGGTTGCATTATCTCAG ATGCCTCATGGCTCTGGTGTCACAAATAGAAGGGGGTATTAATGTTGTTGGAAATCATGCTTTTAGTAGTAGTAATATTAATGGAGTCACTGGGTCAATAACTGGTATTTCCTCAAGTTCAGCTTCTGGGAATCGTAGTTCTGTTCCTGGTTTGGGAGTTTCTCTAGTATTGGGTAATGTAGGGTCAAGACTTACAAGCTCTATAGGCAACATTGTTGGCAGTGGTAACATGGGAAGAAGCATCAGTTTTGGAGGATTATCTATGCCCGGTTTAGCTTCACGGGTAAACTTAGCTACTATGAacagagcaagaaggataacgttgACACCAGTAAGAAACatatttgtgtactatctattaccttttgatgttgtaagaagaatagttatgtgtaatttgtggataccgACTTGA
- the LOC122022349 gene encoding probable NOT transcription complex subunit VIP2 isoform X3: MSWLLNSTLNGSTSNLADSSGRPYTTLFSGQSAAVPRFHPSGGLQGLHNIHGSFNLPNVPGSLASREVAMGVVPSGGVQQPGGSIPSGRFSSNNLLVALSQMPHGSGVTNRRGY; the protein is encoded by the exons TCAACTCTTAATGGTTCAACATCTAATCTTGCGGACTCCTCAGGCCGACCCTATACCACATTATTTTCTGGCCAGTCTGCGGCAGTGCCTAGGTTCCATCCTTCTG GTGGTCTTCAAGGATTGCATAATATTCATGGAAGCTTCAACCTGCCAAATGTTCCTGGTTCGCTTGCATCCAGAGAGGTCGCAATGGGTGTTGTACCATCAGGTGGTGTTCAGCAACCAGGAGGAAGCATTCCTAGTGGACGGTTCTCATCAAACAATCTTTTGGTTGCATTATCTCAG ATGCCTCATGGCTCTGGTGTCACAAATAGAAGGGGGTATTAA